One Methanococcus aeolicus Nankai-3 DNA segment encodes these proteins:
- a CDS encoding 2-oxoacid:acceptor oxidoreductase family protein — protein sequence MRTEVRFAGFGGQGVILSGIILGRATVLYEGHYAFQTQSIGPEARGGVSRAEVVISTDNPRDYPKVRELDILVAMNQESMDTYSKDLKAGKTMLYDPDMMANGPELENVTVYPIPATKTAYELGNKIVANVVMLGALITTTKIISKESLIKAVCEAVPPKFKDLNMKALEKGFELGEQFK from the coding sequence ATGAGAACGGAAGTAAGATTTGCAGGATTTGGAGGGCAGGGTGTTATTCTTTCAGGAATTATATTGGGAAGAGCTACTGTATTATATGAGGGACATTATGCATTTCAAACTCAATCTATTGGCCCAGAAGCAAGAGGAGGAGTATCCCGTGCAGAGGTAGTGATATCCACAGATAACCCAAGGGATTACCCCAAAGTTAGAGAATTAGACATATTGGTTGCAATGAATCAGGAATCAATGGATACATATTCAAAAGATTTAAAAGCTGGAAAAACCATGTTATATGACCCAGATATGATGGCAAATGGGCCAGAATTGGAAAATGTAACCGTATATCCAATACCCGCCACAAAAACAGCATATGAATTAGGAAATAAAATAGTGGCAAATGTGGTAATGTTGGGAGCCCTCATAACTACAACAAAAATAATATCAAAAGAATCACTCATAAAAGCCGTATGTGAAGCGGTTCCACCTAAATTTAAAGATTTAAATATGAAAGCACTTGAAAAAGGATTTGAATTGGGAGAACAATTTAAATAA
- a CDS encoding 2-oxoacid:ferredoxin oxidoreductase subunit beta, translating into MTDANKEHFALKYLRKDRLPLMFCSGCGIGTVINSACKTFDKIELNMKDTVLVSGIGCSSRIPGYFECDSIHTTHGRALAFATGLKTFNPDLNVIVFTGDGDCSAIGGNHLIHACRRNIDMTVICINNNTYGMTGGQYSPTTPSGKKGTTAPYGNPERPFDLCKLVEAAGASYVARWTTTHPIQLARAIEKGMNTKGFAFIEVVAQCHTNYGRINGVKTNIELVEIIKNSSISINKAKNMNEEELNEKVIIGEFVNKEQPEYTEQIYNIIEQESVLNKEEENEENKKEGKK; encoded by the coding sequence ATGACAGATGCTAACAAGGAACATTTTGCCTTAAAATATTTAAGAAAGGATAGATTGCCCCTCATGTTCTGTTCTGGTTGCGGTATTGGAACAGTTATTAATAGTGCATGTAAGACTTTTGATAAAATAGAATTAAATATGAAGGATACGGTTTTAGTTTCAGGAATTGGATGTTCTTCTAGAATTCCGGGATATTTTGAATGTGATTCAATACATACAACACATGGTAGAGCATTAGCATTTGCAACAGGCCTAAAAACATTTAATCCTGATTTAAATGTAATTGTATTCACAGGAGATGGGGACTGTTCTGCAATAGGGGGAAATCATCTTATACATGCATGTAGGAGAAATATAGACATGACCGTAATATGTATTAATAATAACACATATGGAATGACCGGAGGACAGTATTCCCCTACAACCCCATCAGGAAAAAAAGGAACCACGGCACCATATGGAAATCCAGAACGACCTTTTGATTTATGTAAATTAGTGGAAGCCGCAGGAGCTAGTTATGTGGCAAGATGGACAACCACACACCCCATACAATTGGCCAGAGCAATAGAAAAAGGAATGAATACCAAAGGATTTGCATTTATTGAAGTGGTTGCACAGTGCCATACAAATTACGGTAGAATAAATGGGGTTAAAACCAATATAGAATTAGTAGAAATTATAAAAAATAGTTCAATATCCATCAATAAAGCAAAAAATATGAATGAAGAAGAATTGAATGAAAAAGTAATAATTGGAGAATTTGTAAATAAAGAACAGCCAGAATACACAGAACAAATTTATAACATCATAGAACAGGAATCTGTATTGAATAAAGAGGAAGAAAACGAAGAAAATAAAAAGGAGGGGAAAAAATGA
- a CDS encoding gamma carbonic anhydrase family protein codes for MLKKCLFPNIDGKMPKLGKNIYIDQNSVIIGDVIIEDGVYISPNAVIRCDEPPTKGIIIKKNVNIQDGAVIHCLSGTGVIVGKDSSISHCTIIHGHAEIGDKSFIGFNSIVFNAEIGDNVVIGHNCVIDGTGDTIKIPNNKWIPPNSSIYKDEDGILKAFLSNGKIITNFTELPELPGWYKSFPDKVANINNTLNQGYINIYKK; via the coding sequence ATGCTAAAAAAATGTCTTTTTCCAAATATTGACGGAAAGATGCCTAAATTAGGCAAAAACATATATATTGACCAAAATTCTGTAATCATTGGTGATGTGATTATTGAAGATGGGGTATATATTAGTCCAAATGCTGTAATAAGATGCGATGAGCCACCTACAAAAGGTATTATAATTAAAAAAAATGTAAATATCCAAGATGGTGCAGTAATACATTGTTTAAGTGGCACAGGAGTAATTGTTGGTAAAGATTCTTCAATAAGTCATTGCACCATCATACATGGCCATGCAGAAATTGGAGATAAGTCATTTATTGGATTTAATTCCATTGTTTTTAATGCAGAAATTGGAGATAATGTAGTGATAGGGCATAATTGTGTAATTGATGGAACAGGAGATACCATAAAAATACCAAATAATAAATGGATACCCCCAAATTCGTCAATATATAAAGATGAAGATGGAATATTAAAAGCATTTTTATCAAATGGGAAAATTATAACTAATTTTACGGAGCTCCCTGAACTTCCTGGATGGTATAAATCATTTCCCGATAAAGTTGCAAATATAAATAATACATTAAATCAAGGATATATCAATATATATAAAAAATAA